In Microvenator marinus, one genomic interval encodes:
- a CDS encoding phytoene desaturase family protein, with product MSKNAIVIGAGFSGLSAASHLAAAGVKVTVFEMHEQAGGRARTWSQDGFCFDMGPSWYWMPDLFERYFSHFGYDVKDLYELKRLDPSYRVVWPEGDHSDVPAGVDALRAFFEAHEPGAGRKLDEFLSQTKYIYEAAYEDYLFRPSLSFFEFVDPRLVGELFKLRMLRSMHRYARGFFKNERLARLVEWPVLFLGASARETSAMYSLMSYADMALGTWYPPGGMHRIIEAMVKVAEELGVEFRLGEAVEEIIVENGRAVGVKTHEGTQRADAVLASADYHFVETKLLAPEHRQYDETYWESRTMSPSSLLYYLGVEGDLGELPHHTLFFDEDLDTHMDAVYDQARWPEAPLFYACAPSVTDPTVAPEGCSNLFLLIPLAAGLRDDDGKREKLFDMVMDRLERHTGRPLRERLLVKRSYAMRDFEADYGAFKGNAYGMANTLRQTGPLKPTLRSNKVRGLYYAGQLTVPGPGMPPSLVSGELSAKVLIDDLWRTT from the coding sequence ATGAGCAAGAATGCAATCGTCATAGGGGCAGGATTTTCGGGCCTCTCCGCCGCCTCTCACCTCGCCGCCGCGGGCGTCAAAGTTACCGTGTTTGAAATGCACGAGCAGGCTGGTGGCCGAGCGCGCACATGGTCCCAAGATGGATTCTGCTTTGACATGGGGCCGAGCTGGTACTGGATGCCCGACCTTTTCGAGCGCTACTTCTCTCATTTCGGCTACGACGTAAAGGACCTCTACGAACTCAAGCGCCTTGACCCGAGCTACCGTGTGGTTTGGCCTGAAGGCGACCACTCGGATGTTCCGGCTGGCGTTGACGCCTTGCGCGCGTTCTTCGAAGCGCACGAGCCAGGCGCAGGCCGCAAACTCGACGAGTTCCTCAGCCAGACAAAGTACATTTACGAGGCGGCGTATGAAGACTACCTCTTTCGCCCTTCCCTATCCTTCTTCGAGTTTGTCGACCCGCGTTTGGTCGGCGAGCTCTTCAAACTGCGCATGCTTCGCTCCATGCATCGCTATGCACGGGGCTTCTTTAAGAATGAGCGTCTGGCGCGGCTTGTTGAGTGGCCTGTACTCTTTTTGGGGGCCTCGGCTCGCGAGACGTCGGCCATGTACAGTTTGATGAGTTATGCTGATATGGCGCTCGGAACCTGGTACCCTCCGGGCGGCATGCACCGAATCATCGAGGCAATGGTGAAGGTCGCCGAGGAGCTTGGCGTAGAGTTTCGTCTCGGCGAAGCCGTAGAAGAGATTATTGTGGAGAATGGACGGGCAGTCGGCGTCAAAACACACGAAGGCACCCAGCGTGCGGATGCGGTCCTCGCCAGCGCGGATTATCACTTCGTAGAGACCAAGCTGCTGGCGCCGGAACATCGCCAGTATGATGAAACCTACTGGGAAAGCCGAACGATGAGCCCGTCAAGCCTTCTCTACTACCTCGGAGTCGAGGGCGATTTGGGCGAGCTACCTCATCACACGCTCTTCTTCGACGAAGACCTCGATACCCATATGGACGCTGTTTATGACCAGGCCAGGTGGCCCGAGGCACCTCTTTTCTACGCGTGTGCCCCCTCGGTGACCGACCCCACCGTCGCTCCAGAAGGGTGCTCAAACCTTTTCCTGCTAATCCCACTGGCGGCAGGACTTCGTGACGACGACGGGAAACGCGAGAAACTCTTCGACATGGTCATGGACCGGCTTGAGAGACATACAGGTCGACCACTTAGGGAGCGGCTTTTGGTGAAACGTTCGTACGCAATGAGAGACTTTGAAGCCGATTACGGAGCTTTCAAAGGCAACGCGTATGGAATGGCCAATACGCTGCGCCAGACGGGGCCGCTTAAACCGACGTTGCGCTCTAACAAGGTTCGTGGCCTCTATTATGCTGGACAGCTAACCGTACCGGGACCAGGCATGCCGCCCAGCCTTGTGTCAGGAGAACTCAGCGCGAAGGTGCTGATCGACGATCTTTGGAGAACAACATGA
- a CDS encoding DoxX family protein, whose amino-acid sequence MASVRIERMRIVLRALVGLGFIGIGVIHFVSPEPFLKMMPGVLPWHLGLVYLSGAAEILGGVGLLVPKTRRVATWGLLLLLLAVFPANINMAVNEIYLEGMPREPWLLWVRLPFQLVFAAVVYWVGFAKPEDS is encoded by the coding sequence ATGGCATCTGTGCGAATTGAGCGAATGCGAATTGTTTTGAGAGCTCTTGTCGGCCTCGGATTCATCGGTATCGGCGTGATTCATTTTGTGTCCCCTGAACCGTTCTTGAAGATGATGCCTGGCGTTTTGCCGTGGCATCTGGGCCTAGTCTATCTTTCTGGCGCGGCCGAAATCCTGGGAGGTGTAGGGCTTTTGGTGCCAAAGACACGGCGAGTGGCGACCTGGGGGCTCTTGCTCCTGCTCCTCGCGGTTTTTCCCGCCAATATCAATATGGCAGTCAATGAAATCTACCTCGAAGGTATGCCACGCGAACCATGGTTACTTTGGGTGCGTCTGCCTTTCCAGCTTGTCTTCGCCGCCGTGGTGTATTGGGTCGGGTTCGCGAAACCTGAAGATTCCTGA
- a CDS encoding HAD family hydrolase, translating into MNTDTIFLFDIDGTLITTGEVGRRAFIEAFHELTGVADAFGGYSFGGRTDRAIARAGLQAAQLVDSEDAIDGILSQYLLRLEITLADSPEFAVLPGVHTAIEALASRNASLGIGTGNVEKGARVKLERADLNRWFGFGGFGCDAEDRAELLLAGAKRGAHRLNRPLDSCRVIVIGDTLRDVSAAHAIGATCMAVGTGGVSRTEFEHAGAEWFFHTLEEPDALHILLGLANPNE; encoded by the coding sequence ATGAACACTGACACCATCTTCCTTTTCGATATTGACGGTACCCTCATCACTACCGGCGAGGTTGGTAGAAGAGCGTTCATCGAAGCCTTTCACGAACTCACCGGAGTCGCCGACGCTTTTGGTGGCTACAGTTTTGGTGGACGCACCGACCGTGCGATTGCCAGAGCTGGACTTCAAGCGGCCCAGCTGGTCGACTCCGAAGATGCCATCGATGGCATTCTAAGCCAGTACCTGTTGCGGCTCGAAATCACTTTAGCTGACTCGCCTGAATTCGCAGTATTGCCTGGCGTACACACGGCTATCGAAGCACTTGCAAGCCGTAATGCCTCGCTAGGAATCGGAACAGGTAATGTGGAAAAAGGCGCCCGAGTCAAACTTGAGCGAGCAGACCTTAACCGATGGTTTGGGTTCGGTGGCTTTGGATGCGACGCAGAGGATCGCGCCGAACTCCTTCTTGCAGGAGCCAAAAGAGGGGCACATCGCCTGAATCGCCCGTTGGACTCCTGTCGTGTAATCGTCATCGGCGACACCCTACGCGATGTGAGTGCTGCGCACGCCATTGGAGCCACGTGCATGGCAGTAGGTACAGGTGGAGTTTCCCGCACCGAGTTTGAGCATGCCGGTGCCGAATGGTTCTTCCATACCCTCGAAGAACCCGACGCACTTCACATTCTTTTGGGCCTCGCAAACCCTAACGAGTGA
- a CDS encoding enoyl-CoA hydratase/isomerase family protein: MTETNDLILWETKDHVTTLTLNNPRKLNGWTMDMLDALGAALKRAANDADTKVLILTGADPYYCAGVNLSAVISPGHPAKLHAFIVEQNQGLFEMFLNFPKPIMVAVNGPAIGASVTSATLCDAIIASESATFSTPFAKLGVTPEGCSSVLLPKLVGEDAARRMLGPEGWQPTGSEAAEIGLVDQVVAHENLLEEASELAKQWICDGRKRSFKASMSLDELRKINARESQELADAFLGPKFLRGQYEFLKSKGKTGPALVFRSILLSRPLWKRLLPK; encoded by the coding sequence ATGACTGAAACGAATGACCTGATTTTGTGGGAAACAAAAGACCACGTGACGACCCTCACTTTGAACAATCCTCGAAAGCTGAATGGCTGGACGATGGATATGCTGGATGCCCTTGGGGCGGCGCTCAAGCGCGCTGCGAATGATGCCGACACCAAGGTTTTGATCCTGACCGGTGCGGACCCCTATTATTGTGCAGGCGTAAATCTTAGTGCGGTGATTTCGCCCGGCCATCCAGCTAAGCTACACGCGTTCATCGTCGAGCAAAACCAGGGCCTTTTCGAGATGTTCTTGAACTTTCCAAAGCCGATCATGGTGGCCGTAAACGGTCCTGCTATTGGTGCGAGCGTCACTTCAGCCACCCTTTGTGACGCGATAATCGCTAGTGAAAGCGCCACCTTCTCCACTCCGTTTGCGAAGCTTGGCGTGACTCCGGAAGGATGCTCAAGCGTGCTCCTTCCAAAGCTTGTGGGCGAGGATGCTGCACGGCGAATGCTCGGACCTGAGGGTTGGCAGCCAACGGGTTCTGAGGCCGCTGAGATAGGACTTGTGGACCAGGTTGTAGCGCACGAAAATCTGCTGGAAGAAGCGAGTGAGCTTGCGAAGCAATGGATTTGTGACGGGCGTAAACGCAGCTTTAAGGCGAGTATGAGTCTTGACGAATTGCGCAAGATCAATGCCCGGGAATCCCAGGAGCTCGCCGACGCTTTCTTAGGCCCTAAGTTTTTGCGGGGTCAGTATGAATTCCTCAAATCGAAAGGCAAAACTGGTCCAGCCCTGGTCTTTCGATCCATCCTTCTCTCTCGGCCGCTTTGGAAACGCCTCTTGCCGAAATGA